The Carassius auratus strain Wakin chromosome 30, ASM336829v1, whole genome shotgun sequence region taaactttttagctatcaaagaatcctgaaaaaatttagcagtttcaacaaaaatattcaacagcacaactgttttcagcactaataataatatgattttttttaagctataaatttagcatattataatgatttctgaatgtaCTGATTTTGGAGTAATGGctattgaaaattcagctttactaaCACAGTAACATATGACCTTTTAACATATAGTAAAACTGAAATTGTTTTGATAAAGagcaagagacttctttaaaaacataaaaaatgtatctttcagaccccaaacttttgaatgttcgcagtttttttcatagtttggctggtcctgcaacttatagtcaggtgcgacttatttatcaaaatgaatttgacatgaaccaagagaaatgaactaagagaaatgaaccaagagaaatcattaccgtctacagccgcgagagggcgctctatgttgctcagttctcctgtagtctacactgaaaacatagagcgccctctcgcgggtgtagacggtaatgttttctcttggttcttggttctaaataaatgcgacttatagtccagtgcgacgtttatgtttttttttcccttatcatgacgtatttttggactaatgcgacttatactcaggtgcgacttatagtccgagaAATACGGTATGTGTTTTGTGCGTTTCTTACCAGAATGGAGTCCAATGCGGATTTTGACTTTGACATCAGGCATGTGCCTCATCTGAAATGTTCCGATGCAGTGAAGAATGTCCAGAGACATGTTGGCCATTTCTGCTGCGTGACGGTTACCGTTACGGTTGGGAACCCCTGATGCCACCATGTACGCATCTCCAATAGTCTCCACCTGTATGTATCATTTAAAATCTTTCTGGCAAAATGCTAAACTGTTTGTATGCCCTATATTATCTCAAATGAtgtaatattatatcatattatattgttaagtaatttattgttttcatttatttcacaagataaaaatctttaaaagaatGTCCCATCAAATGATTCACTCAAACACCACTCTAAAAAACTGGATGTGTTAGCCTTTCAAAAGTTACTAAAAATGTACCATTTAAATACTAATATGCAACTTTACTGCACATATATGAACCTTTGATACTAAGTAAGGCACAAAGGTGTACCAAGTGACAGCTTATATAGCTTTTTTTCTGAGATCAGCTTTGATCTTAAAAGAATCTATTCAATTTCCACAACAGTattaaagaaagataaaaaataaaaagctaatgcAAACCTTGTAGACATCGTGGATTGCAATGATTCCATCAAAAAGTGTGTAGAGGTCATTAAGCAGATCAACCACTTCGATAGGTTCACTCAGAGCAGAGATGGTGGTAAAGCCCACAATATCACTGAAATACAGAGTGGCTTCTGAAAAGTGCTCCGGCTTCACAGGTTTCCCTGTCTTTAATGCCAAGGCCACAGATCTGAAAGACAGAGTGGCATTATGACAAACAAAAGAAATGTGAAAATCAATCTAAACATCTGAAGTAGGACTCACTTGGGCAGCATCTGGGCTAGAAGAGCATCTGTTTTCTGACGCTCAACCTCTAGTTCTTCAGTCCTCTCTCGGATCAGATCCTCCAGGTTCGAGGAGTACTGCTCCAGCATCCTTAACATTGAGTCAATTATATTTGTCTTCTTTCCCTTGTTCACATTCTTAAACTGCAAGttagaaaaaagtgtttttttcctgtattttttatattgtgtgtgtgtatgtaaagtGATGTGTATgcttgagaaagagagagaaagagagagcaccTGTCTAAAGATTTCCTCAAACGTGGGTCTCTTGTCAGGCTCCTCACTCCAGGCCTGCTTCATGATCTGAATCACCTCCAGCGGCGCTTCATCCACAGACACAGAGGGTCGGCACAGCGGTGGAGGACAGCGCACCTTATCTATGATTTCTGCCCGCAGAAATACACAACTTGAGCATTCACATCTTATGTGAAACTGTATCCATATCTGAATTGTTCCAAACCAACTGCATTAAATCACTGCCATCTTTAGTTTTTCCATTGACTAGGAGAAAACCTGAATGGTATGTGATTATATAGTGGTATATGAGAGTGTCTAACCTTCAGGAGGCATATCCAACATGCAGAAGGGCGCACAGCGAGAGATCACCTCCTGCATGATAATAGAAAAGCTATATACATCAGCTGCATACGTCCCCTTCTTCTTCAGTTTAGGATCCCGCAGGATCTCTGGAGCTGTCCAGAATTCATCTGTATCAAAGATACAGAGATTAAAGTCGATCAgaaatactgaatatatatatatatataaaaaaaagcaagaGGAGATGATGAGAACTTCTATGTCATAATTCTCATCTCATGGTTTAGCAATGTGCACATGTATTACATGTACCCTCTGGTTTGGTGTCCTCCAGGATGATGTTTTGACAGTTGAGGATTTCACTGAAGCCATAATCCGTCACCTTCAGAACAAACCGACCATCAACCACACAGTTCCTTGACTTCAGGCGTCCATGAATAATCCCATGATTATGCAAGTACTTCATTCCCTGGCaggaaaagattttaaaaaaatgccttAGAGGTGACAGAAAAGCATGAGGAGATGGGAGCGAGTGACATCTTTGGCAGTTCAATAGTTTAATCAATATCTTCATCTTCTTACTGAGCTGTTTTTACTTATCCtttaatttatgcattcattCAGTCCTAAATTCCTCACCCTGATCAGGTCAAGGAGAAGAGAGGATTTGAACATCCAGTCCAGTCTCATTTCCTCGTTGTTGAGCAGGTCTTCCAGGCTGCCTCTGGTGCAATGCTCCGTAACAATGCCAAATATGCCAGTATCCAAGAACAGACCCAGAAACAGGTTCAGATTCTCATGACGCATGTCTCTCAGCTagaaagagagaagaggaggacaagcagaagcaacaacaacaaaaaagagatgAAAAAAGTCAGGATGGGAAGGTGAGTAAAGTGTTCAGTTTTTCATTTCAAAACCTGTCCACAAGTTGTAAGTTATACAATGAATTATTAACTTTCATTCACTTCATTCACTTCTCTATTACCTTAATAAAGATGGTCTGAGCGCTTTCACTGATTTCTGAAACTGAATCTCCACAGGGGCACTTCTTCAGCCAGACCCAGTCACCCTGACAGCACAGAATAATACAACTGAACACATCTCCACAGGCTCACATAAAATCTTGTTTTTCAACTTTTCCGCACCAGattttatgtatttcatttaaattagataaatgaaataataaacttTCTGCTGCTAATTCTGTACAGTATTAATACTTTTCCCTCAACAACTGAAGTACAAACAATAGCTGTATGTTGTTCATATTAATATACAGGCTACTTTATACTACATACCTCTAATTTGACTGTTAGTGTATTTTGCCTGCAGTGATGAACAGGTTATTAAAagctaaaaaatgtaaattagtgAGCTTGGAGCAAGAAGTGAAAAACCTAATGGAAGCTTGTTTTCtccactgaataaaaaagaaaaagggtaATTGCAACTTTGTATCTCACAGTTCacagtttatgtctcacaattccgACTTTATTTTGCGAGGTATAAACATTCaattcttatgaaaaaaaaatctaatttcaagATGTTTTCCTGCAACTGCCAATTTTAAAACTGAGTGTAGAACTGgcaattgtgtgatataaactcgcaattatgAGGAGAATTATACAAATTGTGAGAAATACAAAAatgcttataaaaaaaattcagaattgtgagatgaaaagttgcaattaccctttttaaatgttttatcttggacaggctgttctttttaaaattgtgaatttatatttcacaattctgagttaaTCTTGCAAATcattgggggaaaaaatatacagaattagctattaactattaacttactgtttattgaattgttttatatgAGCAATACCACAAATGGAATCATGCTTTTGTACTGAATATCAGCACATCAGACCAGACCTTCTGGTATTCAGTACAAATTCAGACTTTtctttgtgtgatattgcttCATACAGTACTAAAACTGTATGTCTGTAAACAAAAAAGCACAGATTTCACACACCTCAAATACAGCAACGTTGGACATTTCAGGAGTTGACGCAATGTAACTGCGTCCTGAAACTGAGTGGCGAGGGGTTTTAAGATCTTGTTGACTCTTCACCGCACTCTCCTCATTCAGCTTCTACAGAAAGAATGGAGAGAAACGGAGAAtgtgaaaaacacagacaaacatctGAGTAAGAGCGAGAATGAGAGTCATCACACTTGCAGCAGATcacacaacaaaattatattaaattaattaaattattaccaTACTCTCCTCATTCAGCTtctacagagacacacacacagagagagagaaatgaacagtGAGAGAGACACAAATAAAGAAGTCTTTGAgcaagacagagagagataacaTTTATGACTGACCCTCCTGCTGAGTGTGGTGTTGATGAAGACCAAGTCATCCAGTGTCAGTATTATCTTAGTGGGGCTTCCATTTCCTCCTCCACCAAATGCTCCTAATAACCCCATCCCATATTTCCTGGAAACATACAAACAGATATATCAGTAATACAATAAACATATTCAATACAAGGTGGTTTGTTGCAACTCAGCCAATTCAATTCATACCTTAAATGTAGAAATAATACACTTGCTCCACTTAAAAACACACAGAAcaagagaaaaaagaagaaaatggtCACTCCATCTAATCCTGCAATGAAAGgaaaagaacaacagacagaatcATTGGTTAAATATATTGTAGCTAATAAAATGTATGTGGTACAAGAATGTTTGCTTTCTCACCTCCATTACAAGCGACATAAGGACTGAACCAACAGTTTGAGTCAGTGCTCGGAGACGCTCCAGCAAAATGAATCGATTTCCCCAGGAACTTCAACCCTCCATATTTCCCATGTGTGTGCGATGCTTCCAGGGCGTGTGTGCGATGTAGGCTGGACCCAGAGCCATCTGAATCAAGGACAGCGTAGCGGGCCTGCATTCCTTCTCCATCTGTACCTGCCGATATCCGCTGGTTAAAGCCATTGAATTCAAAACCTCCCTCATTTTTAACCAGTGCATCACCCGATACCCAGCGCCCTCCACTCGCAACTCGGCTCTGCTCTGCAGCCTTGGctgtataatagagcatgttatAGATGGTCCCAAAGAATGGAGAAAcctgccaagaaaaaaaaaatctttaaaaatggaACAAATAACATTATGAATCGTAATGGGATTCTAAGCTATTTTTCAtagaaaatgaaatcaaataataaaagttttagtagtttttatttatttatttagtttttatttggtaGTAGTTTtagtcgtggcctaatgtttaaagagttggacttgtaacctgaagttTGT contains the following coding sequences:
- the LOC113049096 gene encoding retinal guanylyl cyclase 2-like isoform X2 produces the protein MDDHRNSSLLCHSHHPRWPQSSAGKRRRKKTSKQKVKNPDGSLCPVSSTPVLRSHSWWGNCFLLSLVMLSYLPCEAWGTTFKIAIVGPWTCDPMLSKALPDLAARLAMSRINKDPDLNKGYWYDYTLINEDCSSSKALAHFADLEGYGSAFLGPANPGYCTAAALLAKNWNKGILSWACLKANMDEGMYSTFLRPLPLSSRVLLSVLRFFRWAHVGIITAENDMWEATGHELAASLRALGLPVGVVVTMETDKEGPRRALKTIRETDRVRVVIMCMHSVLIGGEEQYQLLTTAMDMRMIDRGYIFIPYDTLLYSLPYKNVNYPILANDTKLRRAYDGVLTITMDQGEQNFYEAFSAAQESYDIRTSTPPEEVSPFFGTIYNMLYYTAKAAEQSRVASGGRWVSGDALVKNEGGFEFNGFNQRISAGTDGEGMQARYAVLDSDGSGSSLHRTHALEASHTHGKYGGLKFLGKSIHFAGASPSTDSNCWFSPYVACNGGLDGVTIFFFFLLFCVFLSGASVLFLHLRKYGMGLLGAFGGGGNGSPTKIILTLDDLVFINTTLSRRKLNEESAVKSQQDLKTPRHSVSGRSYIASTPEMSNVAVFEGDWVWLKKCPCGDSVSEISESAQTIFIKLRDMRHENLNLFLGLFLDTGIFGIVTEHCTRGSLEDLLNNEEMRLDWMFKSSLLLDLIRGMKYLHNHGIIHGRLKSRNCVVDGRFVLKVTDYGFSEILNCQNIILEDTKPEDEFWTAPEILRDPKLKKKGTYAADVYSFSIIMQEVISRCAPFCMLDMPPEEIIDKVRCPPPLCRPSVSVDEAPLEVIQIMKQAWSEEPDKRPTFEEIFRQFKNVNKGKKTNIIDSMLRMLEQYSSNLEDLIRERTEELEVERQKTDALLAQMLPKSVALALKTGKPVKPEHFSEATLYFSDIVGFTTISALSEPIEVVDLLNDLYTLFDGIIAIHDVYKVETIGDAYMVASGVPNRNGNRHAAEMANMSLDILHCIGTFQMRHMPDVKVKIRIGLHSGPVVAGVVGLKMPRYCLFGDTVNTASRMESTGLPYRIHVNQSTVDVLNNLKLGYKIDVRGRTELKGKGVEETYWLVGRDGFNKPLPVPPDLTPGASNHGISLDEIPMDRRQKFLDRQKRMGN
- the LOC113049096 gene encoding retinal guanylyl cyclase 2-like isoform X1, producing MDDHRNSSLLCHSHHPRWPQSSAGKRRRKKTSKQKVKNPDGSLCPVSSTPVLRSHSWWGNCFLLSLVMLSYLPCEAWGTTFKIAIVGPWTCDPMLSKALPDLAARLAMSRINKDPDLNKGYWYDYTLINEDCSSSKALAHFADLEGYGSAFLGPANPGYCTAAALLAKNWNKGILSWACLKANMDEGMYSTFLRPLPLSSRVLLSVLRFFRWAHVGIITAENDMWEATGHELAASLRALGLPVGVVVTMETDKEGPRRALKTIRETDRVRVVIMCMHSVLIGGEEQYQLLTTAMDMRMIDRGYIFIPYDTLLYSLPYKNVNYPILANDTKLRRAYDGVLTITMDQGEQNFYEAFSAAQESYDIRTSTPPEEVSPFFGTIYNMLYYTAKAAEQSRVASGGRWVSGDALVKNEGGFEFNGFNQRISAGTDGEGMQARYAVLDSDGSGSSLHRTHALEASHTHGKYGGLKFLGKSIHFAGASPSTDSNCWFSPYVACNGGLDGVTIFFFFLLFCVFLSGASVLFLHLRKYGMGLLGAFGGGGNGSPTKIILTLDDLVFINTTLSRRKLNEESMKLNEESAVKSQQDLKTPRHSVSGRSYIASTPEMSNVAVFEGDWVWLKKCPCGDSVSEISESAQTIFIKLRDMRHENLNLFLGLFLDTGIFGIVTEHCTRGSLEDLLNNEEMRLDWMFKSSLLLDLIRGMKYLHNHGIIHGRLKSRNCVVDGRFVLKVTDYGFSEILNCQNIILEDTKPEDEFWTAPEILRDPKLKKKGTYAADVYSFSIIMQEVISRCAPFCMLDMPPEEIIDKVRCPPPLCRPSVSVDEAPLEVIQIMKQAWSEEPDKRPTFEEIFRQFKNVNKGKKTNIIDSMLRMLEQYSSNLEDLIRERTEELEVERQKTDALLAQMLPKSVALALKTGKPVKPEHFSEATLYFSDIVGFTTISALSEPIEVVDLLNDLYTLFDGIIAIHDVYKVETIGDAYMVASGVPNRNGNRHAAEMANMSLDILHCIGTFQMRHMPDVKVKIRIGLHSGPVVAGVVGLKMPRYCLFGDTVNTASRMESTGLPYRIHVNQSTVDVLNNLKLGYKIDVRGRTELKGKGVEETYWLVGRDGFNKPLPVPPDLTPGASNHGISLDEIPMDRRQKFLDRQKRMGN